CTCCTCCTTCACCTCGTCCTTGCTCATCCGCAGCTTGCGCTCGTGGCTCCACTTCTGGTAGGCGTAGTCGAGGGCCGCGATGACGGCGAGCACCCACAGCGTTCGAAGCACTATCGTGAAGGAGACACCGCTCATGAAGACGAGCGTGGTTGCGGTGTCCACGTCTACGAGCGAGGGTATCCTCTCCCACTCGCTGCTCACGGCCTGATAGACCACGAACGTGAGGACCGACACCTTGACGAGGTTCTTCACCAGCTCGGCGAGCGCCGTGAGCGAGAAGAGACGCTTTGCGCCCTGCAGCGGATCGAGCTTCGAGAGGTTGGGCGCGAGCGGTTTCGTGGAGAGCACCAGACCGTTCTGCAAGAGATAGGCGGCCACGCCGAAAAAGGGCACGAAGAGCATGGGCAGCAGTATGTAGAGGAGCTCGCCGGCGGCTCGCCTGAAGAGCACGTAGAGCTGCTCCGGCGTAAGCTGCGTGGCCGGGATGGCCCCAAAGGAGCTCTTCATGAATCCCGACATCTCCATCATCATCATCCTGCCGAATAGGGTCAGCAGCGCCAGGCCGCCGAGGACGACGAAGAAGGTGCTCACCTCCCGGCTCGTGGCCACGTTGCCCTCGCGCCTGGCCTCCTCGCGCCTTCGCGATGTAGGTTGTTCTGTCTTTTCCCTGTCGTCGGCCATC
The window above is part of the Deltaproteobacteria bacterium genome. Proteins encoded here:
- the flhB gene encoding flagellar biosynthesis protein FlhB: MADDREKTEQPTSRRREEARREGNVATSREVSTFFVVLGGLALLTLFGRMMMMEMSGFMKSSFGAIPATQLTPEQLYVLFRRAAGELLYILLPMLFVPFFGVAAYLLQNGLVLSTKPLAPNLSKLDPLQGAKRLFSLTALAELVKNLVKVSVLTFVVYQAVSSEWERIPSLVDVDTATTLVFMSGVSFTIVLRTLWVLAVIAALDYAYQKWSHERKLRMSKDEVKEEHKETEGDPIVKARIRSIQRSMARRRMMQEVPLADVVVTNPTHLAVALRYDREKAEAPLVVAKGSGLVAERIKEIARSHDVPVVENKPLARALFKAVEIGSEIPFNLYKAVAEVLAYVYRLKNRRIR